One region of Streptococcus parasanguinis genomic DNA includes:
- a CDS encoding metal-sulfur cluster assembly factor: protein MAYTTEQIEEIKNKILNALEEVIDPELGIDIVNLGLVYEIHFDGETGATIIDMTLTTMGCPLADLLTDQIHDVLAEVEEVTSVDVKLVWYPAWTVEKMSRYARIALGIS from the coding sequence ATGGCATATACAACTGAGCAAATTGAAGAAATTAAAAATAAAATCTTAAATGCTTTGGAAGAGGTAATCGATCCTGAGCTTGGGATTGATATTGTCAATTTAGGTCTTGTCTACGAGATCCATTTTGACGGTGAAACTGGAGCAACCATCATTGATATGACCCTAACGACCATGGGGTGTCCATTAGCGGATCTTCTGACAGATCAGATTCATGATGTTTTAGCAGAAGTAGAAGAAGTGACATCAGTGGATGTGAAGTTGGTCTGGTACCCTGCTTGGACGGTTGAAAAGATGAGCCGTTATGCACGGATCGCACTTGGAATTAGTTAA
- a CDS encoding ABC transporter ATP-binding protein — translation MNQYPLVYLDHVTKNYGHEVALMDVSLNIQPGRIIGLLGPNGSGKTTIIKLINGLLQPSLGNIYIHGQLPSPASKKVVSYLPDTTYLNENMKIIDAIRYFQDFYADFNVQRAYQLLNDLHLHPNQKLNSLSKGNKEKVQLILVMSREADLYVLDEPIGGVDPAARDYILRTIIQNRRPNSSVLISTHLIADIEQVLDEAIFINQGRILLHENTTVMRNQHGKSIDEIFRDQFRVY, via the coding sequence ATGAATCAGTATCCTTTGGTCTACTTGGACCATGTGACAAAGAATTATGGGCATGAAGTTGCTCTCATGGATGTTAGTTTGAACATCCAACCTGGCCGTATTATTGGCCTTTTGGGGCCCAATGGTAGCGGGAAAACAACCATCATTAAATTGATTAATGGTTTGTTGCAACCAAGCCTTGGAAATATCTATATTCATGGGCAATTACCATCCCCTGCTTCTAAAAAAGTAGTTTCCTATTTGCCAGATACAACTTATCTGAATGAAAATATGAAAATTATTGATGCTATTCGCTATTTTCAAGATTTTTATGCAGATTTTAATGTCCAACGAGCTTACCAATTGCTCAACGATTTGCATTTGCATCCAAATCAAAAATTGAACAGCCTTTCAAAAGGGAACAAGGAAAAAGTGCAATTGATTTTGGTGATGAGTCGTGAAGCGGACTTGTATGTTCTTGATGAACCAATCGGTGGGGTTGACCCAGCAGCGCGTGATTATATTTTGCGGACCATTATTCAAAACAGACGTCCAAACTCTTCTGTCTTGATTTCTACTCACTTGATTGCTGATATTGAGCAAGTTTTGGATGAGGCCATTTTCATCAACCAAGGAAGAATCCTCTTGCATGAAAATACGACTGTTATGCGCAATCAACACGGAAAATCAATCGATGAGATCTTCCGTGATCAATTCCGTGTTTATTAG
- a CDS encoding DNA polymerase III subunit alpha → MIAQLDTKSVYTFMESLVTIKDYVQVAKSMGYNALGIMDVDNLYGAYELIEVCQSHNITPLVGLEVELKLDNEMIPFRMLALSTKGYQNLMKISTVKMMGKSNWEDVKHLTEGVAVIVPAPFASRDLPLDLDYFIGVFADTPVQEFSHPVLPLHTVRFFEAGDVEAMQMLAAIKDNQSLTETGPIDPTTVLKTPQDLKNDFAERFPQAITNLEKLVQGIQYDIDTQLKLPRFNPQKPAVEELRELAQAGLLRKNLTSPVYQERLEHELDIIHQMGFDDYFLIVWDLLRFGRSQGYYMGMGRGSAVGSLVAYSLGITGIDPVEKNLLFERFLNVERYTMPDIDIDIPDIYRPEFIRYVRDRYGSYHAAQIVTFSTFGAKQAIRDVFKRFGVPEYELTSITKRIGFRDTLTTAYEQNLAFRQVIHSRAEFERGFEIAKIIEGQPRQTSIHAAGVVMSDQDLTDHIPLKYGEDMFVTQYDAHAVEANGLLKMDFLGLRNLTFVQKMKEAVYEKYQEEIVIEAIDLEDPETLALFAAGDTKGIFQFEQAGAIRLLRRVRPNHFEEVVATTSLNRPGASDYIDNFVKRKHGQEKVEILDPAIEAILRPTYGIMLYQEQVMQVAQRFAGFSLGKADILRRAMGKKNVAEMHKMEADFVAGALKLGHTEEKAKEVFAIMEKFAGYGFNRSHAYAYSALAFQMAYFKVHYPDVFFDVMLNYSSSDYLTDALQFDFKVAPLSINTIPYRDKFQDRKIYLGMKNIKGLPRDLAYWIIDNRPFESVEDFILRLPNQYHKLPLLTPLVELGLFDIFEKNRRKVLHNLPNLFVFADELGSLFADSNYSWTETEDFSQAEKYEKEEAIIGVGLSTHPLVAIGQMSPYEIQPISQLVQGEQARILIEIQNIRTIRTKSGDLMAFLQVSDTKKKLDVTLFPETYNRFSSLIKEGGFYYLTGKIQERDGRLQMILAEVQLATNEKFWIQLLDHRQDKTILSILKKYPGPYPVILRYEDEKKTLQLKGYTVQKNKELEDELKNLVMKTIYR, encoded by the coding sequence GTGATTGCACAGCTAGATACCAAATCAGTCTATACCTTTATGGAAAGTCTTGTGACCATAAAAGACTATGTACAAGTGGCTAAAAGCATGGGTTATAACGCATTGGGAATCATGGATGTAGATAATTTGTATGGTGCTTATGAATTAATCGAAGTCTGTCAGTCGCATAATATCACCCCTTTAGTTGGTTTGGAGGTTGAACTAAAACTAGATAATGAAATGATTCCGTTTCGGATGCTGGCTTTGTCTACTAAGGGCTACCAAAATCTGATGAAGATATCAACTGTTAAAATGATGGGGAAGAGCAATTGGGAGGATGTGAAGCACCTAACAGAAGGAGTAGCAGTCATTGTCCCAGCTCCTTTTGCTAGCAGAGACCTGCCTCTTGATCTAGATTACTTCATCGGAGTTTTTGCGGATACGCCGGTCCAAGAGTTTAGCCACCCTGTGCTCCCTCTTCATACCGTTCGATTTTTTGAGGCTGGGGATGTGGAAGCCATGCAGATGCTGGCAGCCATCAAGGACAATCAAAGCTTGACGGAAACAGGACCAATTGATCCGACAACAGTCCTAAAAACTCCTCAGGATTTAAAGAATGATTTTGCAGAGCGATTTCCTCAAGCCATCACAAATCTGGAAAAACTAGTCCAAGGGATTCAATATGATATTGACACCCAGTTGAAATTGCCTCGCTTCAATCCTCAGAAACCAGCTGTTGAGGAACTGAGAGAATTAGCTCAAGCGGGTCTCCTTCGAAAGAACTTGACCAGTCCGGTCTATCAAGAACGTCTGGAGCATGAATTAGACATTATTCACCAGATGGGCTTTGATGATTATTTCTTGATTGTCTGGGACCTTCTTCGTTTCGGACGGAGTCAAGGCTATTATATGGGAATGGGACGTGGGTCTGCTGTAGGCTCACTGGTAGCCTATTCCCTAGGGATTACAGGGATTGATCCTGTGGAGAAGAACCTCCTATTTGAGCGCTTTTTAAATGTGGAGCGCTACACCATGCCGGATATTGATATTGATATTCCTGATATCTATCGTCCAGAATTTATCCGCTATGTGCGAGACCGTTACGGGAGTTACCATGCAGCTCAAATCGTGACCTTTTCAACCTTTGGGGCCAAACAAGCCATTCGAGATGTCTTCAAACGTTTTGGGGTACCAGAGTATGAATTGACCTCCATTACCAAGCGGATTGGGTTTAGGGATACACTGACGACAGCTTATGAACAGAATCTAGCTTTTCGACAAGTGATTCATAGCCGAGCAGAATTTGAACGTGGCTTTGAAATTGCCAAAATAATAGAAGGCCAACCTAGACAAACCTCGATCCACGCGGCTGGGGTTGTGATGAGTGACCAGGATTTGACGGATCACATTCCTCTCAAGTATGGAGAAGACATGTTTGTCACCCAGTATGATGCCCATGCGGTTGAAGCCAATGGTCTGTTAAAGATGGACTTTTTGGGTCTGCGAAATTTAACCTTTGTTCAGAAAATGAAGGAAGCCGTCTATGAAAAGTACCAAGAAGAGATCGTGATTGAAGCCATTGATTTAGAAGATCCAGAAACCTTGGCCTTGTTTGCTGCTGGGGATACCAAGGGGATTTTCCAATTTGAACAGGCTGGAGCCATTCGCCTCTTGAGACGAGTGAGACCCAATCATTTCGAAGAAGTGGTAGCGACCACCTCTCTCAATCGTCCAGGCGCTAGTGATTACATTGACAATTTCGTCAAAAGAAAGCACGGCCAGGAAAAAGTTGAGATTTTAGATCCAGCTATTGAAGCAATCTTACGGCCCACATATGGGATCATGCTCTACCAAGAGCAGGTCATGCAGGTTGCCCAGCGTTTTGCAGGTTTTAGCCTAGGGAAAGCCGATATCTTACGTCGGGCTATGGGCAAAAAAAATGTGGCTGAAATGCACAAGATGGAAGCCGATTTTGTCGCAGGTGCTCTTAAACTTGGGCATACGGAAGAAAAAGCCAAAGAGGTCTTTGCGATCATGGAAAAATTCGCAGGCTATGGGTTTAACCGTTCTCATGCCTATGCCTATTCTGCCTTGGCCTTTCAGATGGCCTATTTCAAGGTCCATTATCCAGATGTTTTCTTTGATGTCATGCTCAATTATTCGAGTAGCGATTATCTGACAGATGCTCTCCAGTTTGATTTTAAAGTCGCGCCATTATCCATCAACACCATCCCTTACAGAGATAAGTTCCAGGATCGGAAAATCTACTTGGGAATGAAAAATATCAAGGGACTCCCAAGAGATTTAGCATATTGGATCATTGACAATCGTCCCTTTGAAAGTGTCGAAGATTTTATTTTACGACTACCCAATCAGTATCATAAATTGCCTTTGTTAACACCTTTAGTGGAGCTTGGATTGTTTGACATTTTTGAAAAAAATAGGCGCAAGGTGCTTCACAATTTGCCGAATTTGTTTGTCTTTGCTGATGAGCTAGGCAGTTTGTTTGCGGATTCTAACTATTCCTGGACAGAAACGGAGGACTTTAGCCAGGCTGAAAAATATGAGAAGGAAGAGGCCATTATTGGCGTCGGGCTCAGTACTCACCCATTGGTTGCGATTGGGCAAATGAGTCCCTACGAGATCCAACCAATTTCTCAATTAGTTCAAGGAGAGCAGGCACGCATTCTCATTGAGATACAAAACATTCGAACGATTCGAACCAAGTCGGGTGATCTCATGGCTTTCTTACAAGTCAGTGATACCAAGAAAAAATTGGATGTGACCCTTTTCCCTGAAACCTACAATCGATTTTCCTCTTTGATAAAAGAAGGTGGCTTTTATTACTTGACAGGGAAGATACAAGAGCGTGATGGGCGCTTGCAGATGATTCTAGCAGAGGTGCAACTTGCAACCAATGAAAAGTTCTGGATCCAGTTGCTCGATCATCGTCAGGATAAAACAATTCTTTCTATCTTGAAAAAATATCCGGGCCCATATCCTGTGATATTACGCTATGAAGACGAGAAAAAAACTCTTCAATTGAAGGGCTATACAGTCCAGAAAAACAAAGAATTGGAAGATGAATTAAAGAATCTCGTTATGAAAACGATTTATCGGTAA
- the pfkA gene encoding 6-phosphofructokinase codes for MKRIAVLTSGGDAPGMNAAIRAVVRQAISEGMEVFGIYDGYAGMVAGKIQPLDASSVGDIISRGGTFLHSARYPEFAQREGQLKGIEQLKKHGIEGVVVIGGDGSYHGAMRLTELGFPAVGLPGTIDNDIVGTDFTIGFDTAVTTAMDAIDKIRDTSSSHHRTFVIEVMGRNAGDIALWAGIASGADEIIIPEEGFKIEEVVESIKEGYAKGRTHNIIILAEGVMSADEFGKALKEAGDESDLRVTELGHIQRGGSPTARDRVLASRMGAHAVKLLKQGIGGVAVGIRNEKMVENPILGNAEEGALFSLTEDGKIVVNNPHKADLGLAELNRSLSSI; via the coding sequence ATGAAACGTATTGCTGTTTTAACTAGTGGTGGAGATGCCCCTGGCATGAACGCTGCTATCCGTGCAGTTGTTCGTCAAGCAATTTCAGAAGGAATGGAAGTTTTCGGTATCTATGATGGATATGCGGGAATGGTTGCTGGTAAAATTCAGCCGCTTGACGCCTCATCTGTTGGAGATATTATTTCCCGTGGTGGTACCTTCCTTCATTCAGCTCGTTACCCTGAATTCGCACAACGCGAAGGTCAATTAAAAGGGATCGAGCAATTGAAGAAACACGGGATCGAAGGTGTTGTCGTTATTGGTGGAGATGGTTCTTACCATGGTGCGATGCGCTTGACTGAGCTTGGATTCCCAGCTGTTGGTCTTCCTGGTACGATCGACAACGATATCGTCGGAACTGACTTTACAATTGGTTTTGATACGGCAGTCACAACTGCAATGGACGCGATCGATAAGATCCGTGATACTTCATCTAGTCACCACCGTACTTTCGTAATTGAAGTGATGGGACGTAATGCTGGAGATATCGCTCTTTGGGCAGGGATTGCATCTGGAGCAGATGAAATCATCATTCCTGAAGAAGGATTCAAGATCGAAGAAGTTGTTGAGAGCATCAAAGAAGGTTACGCAAAAGGTCGTACCCACAACATCATCATCTTGGCTGAAGGCGTGATGTCTGCAGATGAATTTGGTAAAGCGTTGAAAGAAGCTGGTGATGAAAGTGACCTTCGTGTGACTGAGCTTGGCCACATCCAACGTGGTGGTTCACCTACAGCGCGTGACCGTGTTCTTGCATCACGTATGGGAGCACACGCAGTTAAATTGTTGAAACAAGGAATCGGTGGTGTAGCCGTTGGTATCCGCAATGAAAAAATGGTGGAAAATCCAATCCTTGGTAACGCAGAAGAAGGAGCCCTCTTTAGCTTGACAGAAGATGGTAAGATTGTGGTAAACAATCCACATAAAGCTGATCTTGGTCTTGCCGAGTTGAACCGTAGCTTGTCTTCAATTTAA
- the pyk gene encoding pyruvate kinase, whose translation MNKRVKIVATLGPAVEIRGGKKFGEDGYWAENLDVEASAQNIAKLIEAGANTFRFNFSHGDHQEQGERMATVKRAEEIAGKKVGFLLDTKGPEIRTELFEGEAKEYSYKTGERIRVATKQGIKSTRDVIALNVAGGLDIFDDVEVGHQVLVDDGKLGLRVVEKDAAKREFVVEVENDGIIAKQKGVNIPNTKIPFPALAERDNDDIRFGLEQGINFIAISFVRTAKDVNEVRAICEETGNGHVQLFAKIENQQGIDNLDEIIEAADGIMIARGDMGIEVPFEMVPVYQKMIITKVNAAGKVVITATNMLETMTEKPRATRSEVSDVFNAVIDGTDATMLSGESANGKYPLESVTTMATIDKNAQTLLKEYGRLNSDSFERNSKTEVMASAVKDATNSMDIKLVVTLTKTGHTARLISKYRPNADILALTFDELTERGLMLNWGVIPMLTEAPSSTDDMFEIAERKAVEAGLVQSGDDIVIVAGVPLGEAVRTNTMRIRTVR comes from the coding sequence ATGAACAAACGTGTAAAAATCGTTGCAACTTTGGGTCCTGCGGTAGAAATCCGTGGTGGTAAAAAATTTGGTGAAGATGGATACTGGGCTGAAAACCTTGACGTTGAAGCTTCAGCACAAAACATTGCTAAATTGATCGAAGCTGGCGCTAACACTTTCCGTTTCAACTTCTCACACGGTGACCACCAAGAACAAGGTGAACGTATGGCAACTGTTAAACGTGCAGAAGAAATCGCTGGTAAAAAAGTTGGTTTCCTTCTTGATACAAAAGGTCCTGAAATCCGTACTGAATTGTTTGAAGGTGAAGCTAAAGAGTATTCATACAAAACTGGTGAACGTATCCGCGTTGCTACAAAACAAGGCATCAAATCAACTCGTGATGTTATCGCATTGAACGTTGCTGGTGGACTTGACATCTTCGATGACGTTGAAGTTGGACACCAAGTATTGGTTGACGATGGTAAATTGGGTCTTCGTGTTGTAGAAAAAGACGCTGCAAAACGTGAATTTGTCGTTGAAGTTGAAAATGATGGTATCATCGCTAAACAAAAAGGTGTCAACATCCCTAACACTAAGATTCCTTTCCCAGCACTTGCTGAACGCGATAACGACGATATCCGCTTCGGTTTGGAACAAGGTATCAACTTCATCGCGATCTCATTCGTACGTACTGCAAAAGACGTAAATGAAGTTCGTGCAATTTGTGAAGAAACTGGTAACGGTCACGTTCAATTGTTTGCGAAGATCGAAAACCAACAAGGTATCGATAATTTAGATGAAATCATTGAAGCTGCAGACGGTATTATGATTGCTCGTGGTGACATGGGTATCGAAGTACCATTTGAAATGGTTCCAGTTTACCAAAAAATGATTATCACTAAAGTGAATGCTGCTGGTAAAGTTGTTATCACTGCAACAAACATGCTTGAAACAATGACTGAAAAACCACGTGCAACTCGTTCTGAAGTATCTGACGTTTTCAACGCTGTTATCGATGGTACTGATGCTACAATGCTTTCAGGTGAATCTGCAAACGGTAAATACCCACTTGAGTCAGTTACAACAATGGCTACAATTGACAAGAACGCTCAAACTCTTCTTAAAGAATATGGACGTTTGAACTCAGATTCATTTGAACGTAACTCTAAGACAGAAGTTATGGCTTCAGCTGTTAAAGATGCTACAAACTCAATGGACATCAAATTGGTTGTAACTCTTACTAAGACTGGTCACACAGCACGTTTGATTTCTAAATACCGTCCAAATGCTGATATTTTGGCATTGACATTTGACGAATTGACAGAACGTGGATTGATGTTGAACTGGGGTGTTATCCCAATGTTGACAGAAGCTCCATCATCAACCGATGACATGTTTGAAATTGCTGAACGTAAAGCAGTTGAAGCTGGTCTTGTACAATCTGGTGATGATATTGTTATCGTTGCAGGTGTGCCACTTGGTGAAGCTGTTCGTACAAACACAATGCGTATCCGTACAGTACGTTAA
- the lepB gene encoding signal peptidase I, producing the protein MPRRDLIRNVIIVGVLVLALILLRIFVFHPFSINDKMANASVKTGDLVVATRNAQVDRSDLVLYKVGGKEYLGRVIAKENDEVSYVDDVLYLNGQATPEPYLNKMLNKHLAAPTSNGYYTDDFFLSELKGTKAGRVPSDTYLVLNDNRGDTEDSREFGYIHKNQIEGVVNLRLYPLNKFGFIKVEE; encoded by the coding sequence ATGCCAAGGAGAGATTTAATTAGAAATGTCATCATTGTCGGTGTACTGGTTTTGGCACTGATTTTGCTTCGAATTTTTGTATTTCATCCATTTAGTATCAATGATAAAATGGCCAATGCTTCTGTGAAAACTGGAGATCTTGTGGTAGCGACTAGAAATGCTCAGGTAGATCGCAGTGATTTGGTCTTATACAAGGTCGGTGGAAAAGAATACCTTGGACGTGTCATTGCCAAAGAAAACGATGAAGTCAGCTACGTAGATGACGTCCTCTATTTGAATGGACAGGCAACACCAGAACCTTACCTAAATAAAATGCTGAATAAACACTTGGCGGCTCCAACGAGTAATGGGTATTATACGGATGATTTCTTCTTATCAGAGTTAAAAGGGACCAAGGCTGGTCGTGTACCATCCGATACTTATCTAGTCTTAAATGATAACCGTGGAGATACAGAAGATAGCCGTGAGTTTGGTTATATCCATAAAAATCAGATCGAAGGAGTCGTGAATCTGCGTCTCTATCCCCTCAATAAATTTGGATTTATAAAAGTGGAAGAATAG
- a CDS encoding cation diffusion facilitator family transporter: protein MNQSQSNLKLAERGALISIVAYLILSAAKLATGHLLHSSSLVADGFNNLSDIISNVALLIGIRMASQPADRDHRFGHWKIEDLASLVTSIIMFYVGFDVLRDTVQKILSRETTVIDPLGAIVGVGSALVMFAVYLYNRTLAKKAQSKALKAAAKDNLSDVVTSLGTSVAIGASALNYPIVDQLVAIVITFFILKTAYDIFIESSFSLSDGFDESLLDKYKAAILELPKVSRVKSQRGRTYGSNIYLDVVIEMNPDLSVYESHAITEEVERLLKEQFGVFDIDVHVEPSSIPEDEILDNVLLKLKTYEERLQAQQEYQTLLADNFTLINEYGQESHKEDLVRLQEEHQIPFKNFEIESISQKTKLIRYELNDQIHTSLWRRHEHWQKVFHQITSKQKK, encoded by the coding sequence GTGAATCAATCACAAAGTAATTTAAAACTAGCCGAACGTGGAGCCCTGATCAGTATTGTCGCCTACCTGATTCTTTCCGCAGCTAAATTAGCAACAGGACATCTCCTTCACTCCTCCAGTTTGGTCGCGGATGGTTTTAATAACTTATCCGATATTATCAGTAACGTCGCCCTTCTCATCGGCATTCGCATGGCCAGCCAGCCAGCTGACCGCGACCACCGATTTGGTCATTGGAAGATTGAAGATCTAGCTAGCCTGGTAACTTCCATCATCATGTTTTATGTGGGCTTCGATGTCCTACGAGATACCGTTCAGAAAATCCTCAGTAGGGAAACCACTGTCATTGATCCTTTAGGGGCCATTGTCGGAGTTGGATCAGCCCTTGTCATGTTTGCGGTCTATCTTTATAACCGGACTTTAGCTAAGAAAGCTCAATCCAAGGCCCTCAAGGCAGCTGCCAAAGACAACCTGTCTGACGTGGTCACTTCTTTAGGAACCTCTGTTGCGATTGGAGCTAGTGCTCTTAACTATCCGATTGTGGACCAATTAGTGGCCATCGTTATTACCTTCTTTATCCTAAAAACTGCCTACGACATTTTCATTGAATCCTCCTTCAGCCTCTCCGATGGTTTTGATGAAAGTCTCCTGGATAAATACAAGGCGGCTATTCTGGAATTGCCAAAGGTCAGCCGGGTCAAATCCCAACGGGGACGGACTTACGGAAGCAACATTTACCTAGATGTCGTCATCGAAATGAATCCAGACCTCTCTGTTTATGAGAGCCATGCTATTACCGAAGAGGTCGAGCGCCTTCTCAAGGAACAGTTTGGCGTCTTTGATATCGATGTCCATGTGGAGCCAAGTTCTATCCCTGAAGATGAGATTCTGGACAATGTCCTTCTCAAATTAAAGACCTATGAGGAACGCTTGCAGGCTCAGCAGGAATACCAAACCCTCCTAGCAGACAACTTCACCCTCATCAATGAGTATGGCCAAGAAAGCCACAAAGAGGACCTGGTCCGTTTGCAGGAAGAACATCAAATTCCCTTTAAGAATTTCGAAATTGAATCTATCAGTCAAAAGACCAAATTGATTCGCTATGAGTTAAATGACCAGATCCATACCAGTCTCTGGCGGCGTCATGAACACTGGCAAAAGGTCTTTCACCAAATTACCAGTAAACAGAAAAAATAG
- the pcrA gene encoding DNA helicase PcrA: MNPLLNGMNDRQAEAVQTTEGPLLIMAGAGSGKTRVLTHRIAYLIDEKMVNPWNILAITFTNKAAREMKERAYQLNPATQDCLIATFHSMCVRILRRDADHIGYNRNFTIVDPGEQRTLMKRILKSLNLDPKKWNERTILGTISNAKNDLIDEVAYAAQAGDMYTQIVAKCYEAYQKELRQSEAVDFDDLIMLTLRLFDQHPDVLTYYQQKFQYIHVDEYQDTNHAQYQLVKLLASRFKNICVVGDADQSIYGWRGADMQNILDFEKDYPDAKVVLLEENYRSTKTILQAANDVIKNNKNRRPKNLWTQNADGEEIVYYRANDEQDEAVFVAKTIEELSREAGYKHRDFAVLYRTNAQSRTIEEALLKSNIPYTMVGGTKFYSRKEIRDVIAYLNLIANLSDNISFERIINEPKRGIGPGTVDKIRDFAQMQESSLLDASANIMLSGIKGKAAQAIWDFANLILDLRERLDQLTITELVEEVLDKTGYMTALTNQGNLESQARIENIQEFLSVTKNFDENGETLEDESGVETLSRFLNDLALIADTDDGAQETSEVTLMTLHAAKGLEFPVVFLIGMEENVFPLSRAAEDPDELEEERRLAYVGITRAEKVLFLTNANSRLLFGRTSYNRPTRFINEISSDLLTYQGLARPANTSFKASYSNGGGTTFGKGMSLSQALQERKRQAAPSALTSSSLPFGNSNRSSAKESVAWAIGDIAIHKKWGEGTVLEVSGSGSTQELKINFPEVGLKKLLASVAPIEKK, encoded by the coding sequence ATGAATCCTTTATTGAATGGTATGAATGATCGCCAGGCAGAGGCGGTCCAAACGACAGAAGGCCCCCTTTTGATCATGGCTGGAGCTGGTTCTGGTAAGACACGTGTCCTGACCCACCGGATCGCTTACTTGATCGATGAAAAAATGGTCAATCCTTGGAATATTTTGGCCATTACCTTTACCAATAAAGCCGCTCGGGAGATGAAGGAGAGGGCCTATCAGTTAAACCCAGCGACTCAAGATTGCTTGATTGCCACCTTCCACTCCATGTGTGTGCGTATCCTCCGTCGAGATGCGGATCATATTGGCTACAATCGCAACTTTACCATTGTCGACCCAGGTGAGCAACGGACCTTGATGAAGCGGATTTTGAAGTCCTTGAACTTGGATCCTAAGAAATGGAATGAACGGACCATCTTGGGGACCATTTCCAATGCCAAAAATGACTTGATTGATGAAGTGGCCTATGCTGCCCAGGCTGGAGATATGTATACCCAGATTGTCGCCAAGTGCTATGAGGCTTACCAAAAGGAACTCCGTCAGTCAGAAGCAGTAGACTTTGATGATTTGATTATGCTGACCTTGCGTCTTTTTGATCAGCATCCAGATGTGCTGACCTACTACCAGCAGAAGTTCCAATACATCCATGTGGATGAGTACCAAGATACCAACCATGCTCAATACCAATTGGTCAAACTCTTGGCTTCTCGCTTTAAAAATATCTGTGTTGTTGGGGATGCGGACCAGTCTATTTATGGTTGGCGGGGAGCAGATATGCAGAATATCCTGGACTTTGAGAAGGATTATCCTGATGCCAAGGTCGTTTTGTTAGAGGAAAATTATCGTTCCACTAAAACTATCCTGCAAGCAGCCAATGATGTCATCAAAAACAATAAAAATCGTCGTCCTAAGAATCTTTGGACCCAAAATGCTGACGGGGAAGAGATTGTCTATTACCGGGCTAATGACGAGCAGGATGAAGCAGTCTTTGTTGCTAAAACGATTGAAGAGCTCAGTCGTGAAGCTGGCTACAAACACCGTGATTTTGCTGTTCTCTACCGGACCAATGCCCAGTCACGGACCATTGAAGAAGCGCTGCTCAAGTCCAACATTCCCTATACCATGGTAGGGGGCACCAAGTTCTACAGCCGGAAGGAAATTCGGGATGTCATTGCTTATCTGAACTTGATTGCTAACCTCAGTGACAATATCAGTTTTGAGCGCATTATCAATGAACCCAAGCGGGGAATCGGGCCAGGTACAGTGGATAAGATTCGTGACTTTGCCCAAATGCAAGAGTCCTCACTCCTGGATGCTTCAGCCAATATCATGCTCTCTGGTATCAAAGGAAAGGCTGCTCAAGCCATCTGGGACTTTGCCAATCTCATTCTTGATTTGAGAGAAAGATTGGACCAGCTGACCATTACAGAGTTGGTCGAAGAGGTCCTTGACAAGACAGGTTACATGACGGCCCTAACCAATCAGGGGAATTTAGAAAGTCAGGCCCGCATCGAGAATATCCAAGAGTTTCTGTCTGTTACTAAGAATTTTGATGAAAATGGAGAGACCCTCGAAGACGAATCAGGTGTGGAAACCTTGAGTCGTTTCTTAAACGATTTGGCTTTGATAGCCGATACAGACGATGGGGCCCAAGAAACCTCAGAAGTGACCTTGATGACTCTACATGCGGCTAAAGGATTGGAGTTTCCAGTCGTCTTCCTGATTGGGATGGAAGAAAATGTCTTTCCTCTTAGTCGAGCAGCTGAGGATCCGGATGAATTGGAAGAAGAGCGTCGCCTAGCATATGTAGGAATCACGCGGGCAGAGAAGGTTCTCTTCTTGACCAATGCCAACTCTCGTTTGCTCTTTGGACGGACCAGCTACAACCGTCCGACGCGTTTCATCAATGAAATTAGCTCGGATTTATTGACCTATCAAGGATTAGCCCGTCCAGCCAACACTAGCTTTAAGGCTTCTTATAGCAATGGAGGCGGAACGACCTTTGGAAAAGGAATGAGCCTGTCACAAGCCCTTCAAGAGCGCAAGAGACAAGCAGCTCCAAGTGCCCTCACGTCATCAAGCCTCCCCTTTGGCAATAGCAACCGTTCTAGCGCCAAAGAAAGTGTCGCTTGGGCCATTGGTGATATTGCCATTCACAAGAAGTGGGGCGAAGGGACTGTCCTAGAAGTCTCTGGTAGTGGCAGTACCCAAGAGCTCAAGATCAACTTCCCAGAAGTGGGTCTCAAGAAACTCTTAGCCAGTGTCGCTCCGATTGAAAAGAAATAA